A stretch of Roseovarius sp. M141 DNA encodes these proteins:
- a CDS encoding YciI family protein: MSSTFLFVYHGGGMPETPEEGERAMAAWQAWMDGVGDAMVDSGNPVGMSKTVGVDGVTDNGGANPTSGYTIVRADGIDAACEIAKGCPILEGGKGTIEVAEIIQM, translated from the coding sequence ATGTCCAGCACTTTTCTTTTTGTCTATCACGGTGGCGGTATGCCCGAGACGCCCGAAGAGGGCGAGCGGGCCATGGCCGCATGGCAGGCCTGGATGGACGGGGTCGGCGATGCCATGGTCGACAGCGGCAATCCGGTGGGAATGTCCAAGACCGTCGGCGTCGACGGTGTGACCGACAATGGCGGGGCAAACCCGACCTCGGGCTATACCATCGTGCGTGCCGACGGCATCGACGCAGCGTGTGAAATCGCCAAGGGGTGCCCGATTCTGGAGGGCGGCAAGGGTACGATCGAGGTGGCCGAGATCATTCAGATGTGA
- a CDS encoding phosphoserine transaminase, whose amino-acid sequence MAIDDPARTDVRKPELRPANPRFSSGPCAKPPAFALEKLAGAPLGRSHRASVGKERLKAAIDGTRAVLGIPDSYRIGIVPASDTGAVEMAMWSLLGPRKVEMLAWESFGAGWITDAVKQLKLDAEVKTAEYGEIVDLGGIDSHNDVVFTWNGTTSGVRVINGDWIDANRKGLTICDATSAAFAQDLPWDKLDVTTFSWQKVLGGEAAHGMIVLSPRAVERLESYTPPWPMPKIFRLTKSGKLIEGIFKGETINTPSMLAVEDYLLALDWAQSVGGLSGLIERADANAGVVADFCSDHDWIANLAQDPATRSNTSVCLRFTDPQISDGAAFAKAVAKRLEAEGAAYDIGAYRDAPPGLRIWCGGTVETSDIQALMPWIEWAYHAELAAQAA is encoded by the coding sequence ATGGCTATTGACGACCCGGCGCGCACTGACGTGCGCAAGCCCGAATTGCGGCCTGCAAACCCGCGTTTCTCCTCTGGCCCCTGTGCCAAACCCCCTGCATTCGCACTCGAAAAACTGGCTGGCGCACCCTTGGGCCGCAGTCACCGCGCATCTGTGGGCAAGGAGCGGCTGAAGGCCGCGATCGACGGCACCCGCGCCGTTCTGGGCATCCCCGATAGCTACCGCATCGGCATCGTGCCCGCCTCCGACACCGGCGCTGTCGAGATGGCGATGTGGTCACTGCTGGGCCCGCGCAAGGTGGAAATGCTGGCGTGGGAATCCTTTGGCGCGGGCTGGATCACCGACGCGGTCAAACAGTTGAAACTGGATGCCGAGGTCAAGACCGCCGAGTATGGCGAAATCGTCGATCTCGGCGGCATCGACAGCCATAATGACGTGGTTTTCACCTGGAATGGCACCACATCCGGCGTGCGCGTGATAAACGGAGACTGGATTGACGCCAATCGCAAGGGCCTGACCATCTGCGATGCCACCTCTGCCGCCTTTGCGCAGGATCTGCCGTGGGACAAGCTGGATGTGACCACCTTCAGCTGGCAAAAGGTGCTGGGCGGCGAGGCTGCGCATGGCATGATCGTGCTATCCCCGCGCGCCGTAGAGCGGCTGGAATCGTACACCCCCCCATGGCCGATGCCCAAGATTTTCCGCCTGACTAAGAGTGGCAAGCTGATCGAGGGGATTTTCAAGGGCGAGACGATTAACACCCCCTCCATGCTGGCGGTCGAGGATTATCTGCTGGCGCTGGATTGGGCGCAATCCGTCGGCGGCCTGTCCGGCCTGATCGAACGCGCCGATGCCAATGCAGGCGTCGTTGCGGATTTCTGCAGCGATCACGACTGGATCGCGAATCTGGCTCAGGATCCTGCGACACGCTCGAACACGTCCGTCTGCCTGCGCTTCACCGATCCGCAGATCAGCGATGGTGCGGCATTCGCCAAGGCGGTCGCGAAACGGCTGGAGGCCGAGGGCGCCGCCTATGACATCGGCGCCTATCGCGACGCACCGCCGGGCCTGCGCATCTGGTGCGGTGGCACGGTCGAGACGTCCGACATTCAGGCGCTGATGCCTTGGATCGAATGGGCCTACCACGCCGAACTGGCCGCGCAGGCCGCATGA
- the serA gene encoding phosphoglycerate dehydrogenase: MAPKVLVSDKLSETAVQIFRDRGIDVDFQPDLGKDKDRLADVIGDYDGLAIRSATKVTEKILANAHKLKVIARAGIGTDNIDKVAASKKGVIVMNTPFGNMITTAEHAIALMFAVARQIPDANASTHAGKWEKSRFMGTELTAKTLGVIGAGNIGGIVCDRARGLKMKVIAYDPFLSEAKADKMGVEKVELDDVLARADFITLHVPLTDQTRNILSRENLEKTKKGVRIINCARGGLVDEAAVADLLESGHIAGAAFDVFEVEPATDSPLFGLPNVVCTPHLGAATTEAQENVALQVAEQMSDYLLTGAVTNALNMPSVSAEEAKVMGPWIKLAAHLGAFIGQMTDEPVKAINILYDGAVSQMNLPALTSASVAGIMKAVNPEINMVSAPVVAKERGIKISTTHQDKSGVFEGYIKLTVVTDKRERSIGGTIFSDGKPRFIQIKGINIDAEIGAHMLYVTNNDQPGIIGALGQTMGENGVNIANFTLGRSSAGGEAIALLYVDAPVPQKAIDALQSTDLFRQIKPLQFDIG, from the coding sequence ATGGCTCCCAAAGTTCTCGTATCCGACAAGCTGTCTGAAACCGCCGTGCAGATTTTTCGCGATCGCGGCATCGACGTGGATTTTCAGCCCGATCTGGGCAAGGACAAGGACCGTCTGGCCGACGTCATCGGCGACTATGACGGCCTCGCCATCCGGTCTGCCACCAAGGTCACCGAAAAAATCCTCGCCAATGCGCACAAGCTGAAAGTGATCGCCCGCGCCGGGATCGGCACCGACAATATCGACAAGGTCGCGGCCAGCAAAAAGGGCGTGATCGTGATGAACACGCCCTTTGGCAACATGATCACGACAGCCGAACATGCCATCGCGCTGATGTTCGCCGTCGCGCGCCAGATCCCGGATGCCAATGCCTCGACCCATGCGGGCAAGTGGGAGAAATCGCGCTTCATGGGAACCGAACTGACGGCCAAGACGCTGGGCGTCATCGGCGCGGGCAATATCGGCGGAATCGTCTGTGATCGCGCGCGGGGCCTCAAGATGAAGGTGATCGCCTATGATCCCTTCCTCAGCGAGGCGAAGGCCGACAAGATGGGCGTCGAAAAGGTCGAATTGGACGACGTGCTGGCGCGCGCCGATTTCATCACCCTGCACGTGCCGCTGACGGACCAGACGCGCAACATCCTCAGCCGCGAAAATCTGGAGAAAACCAAGAAAGGCGTGCGCATCATCAACTGCGCCCGCGGCGGTCTGGTGGACGAGGCGGCGGTCGCCGATCTGCTGGAATCGGGCCACATCGCCGGCGCGGCCTTTGACGTGTTCGAGGTCGAGCCTGCGACCGACAGCCCGCTCTTCGGCCTGCCAAACGTCGTCTGCACGCCCCATCTGGGCGCAGCGACAACCGAGGCGCAGGAAAACGTCGCCCTGCAAGTGGCCGAACAGATGTCGGACTATCTGTTGACCGGCGCGGTGACCAATGCGCTGAACATGCCGTCCGTTTCCGCCGAGGAAGCCAAGGTGATGGGCCCCTGGATCAAACTGGCCGCCCATCTGGGCGCCTTCATCGGCCAGATGACGGACGAGCCGGTCAAGGCGATCAACATCCTCTATGACGGCGCAGTCAGCCAGATGAACCTGCCCGCCCTGACCTCGGCCAGCGTCGCGGGCATCATGAAAGCGGTGAACCCCGAGATAAACATGGTCAGCGCGCCCGTCGTGGCCAAGGAACGCGGCATCAAGATCAGCACCACACATCAGGACAAATCCGGCGTTTTCGAGGGCTATATCAAGCTGACGGTCGTCACCGACAAGCGTGAGCGGTCGATCGGCGGCACTATTTTCTCGGACGGCAAGCCGCGCTTCATCCAGATCAAGGGCATCAACATCGACGCCGAAATTGGCGCGCATATGCTCTACGTCACCAACAACGACCAGCCGGGCATCATCGGTGCACTGGGCCAGACGATGGGCGAAAATGGCGTGAACATCGCCAACTTTACCCTCGGCCGGTCCAGTGCGGGCGGCGAGGCGATCGCGCTGCTTTATGTCGATGCTCCGGTCCCGCAAAAGGCGATAGATGCGCTGCAAAGCACGGATCTTTTCCGGCAGATCAAACCGCTACAGTTCGACATCGGATAA
- a CDS encoding MurR/RpiR family transcriptional regulator: MLQSESLSDRIIARFDAMSPQLQLAARHVLENPQEVALVSMRRLARSAGVQPATMTRLAQFLGLTGYEDIRAHYSEAIRLRADGFAARARERDTAAPGAQGGLAQQMLQGLASQVARLSEPQSLARLQAVADHLIRADKIYVLGLRSCHSVAWHFHYVMTLLGEKTVHLDGPAGTGADGLLRSDAQDVLLAISVSPYCVQTLELADLARAKGMTVVSITDSEVSPLIAISEVSILFSIESQTFFHTLTPALAISEVLCGLIADNDRHAALDALQRADRHLQMLKTYANTIPHRRI; this comes from the coding sequence ATGTTGCAAAGCGAGTCCCTGAGCGACAGGATCATTGCCCGATTCGACGCCATGTCGCCGCAACTGCAACTGGCAGCGCGGCATGTGCTGGAAAACCCGCAGGAGGTGGCCCTGGTCTCGATGAGGCGGCTGGCGCGCAGTGCCGGGGTGCAACCTGCCACGATGACGCGCCTGGCTCAATTCCTTGGGCTGACAGGGTATGAGGACATCCGCGCCCATTATTCCGAGGCAATCCGGCTTCGCGCCGATGGCTTTGCCGCGCGGGCGAGGGAGCGCGATACTGCTGCGCCCGGCGCTCAGGGCGGGCTGGCCCAGCAGATGCTCCAAGGCCTCGCGTCTCAGGTCGCGCGGTTAAGCGAGCCGCAATCGCTTGCCCGGCTGCAAGCGGTGGCTGACCACCTGATCCGCGCCGACAAGATCTATGTGCTTGGGCTGCGCTCCTGTCACTCGGTGGCGTGGCATTTCCACTATGTCATGACGCTTTTGGGCGAAAAGACCGTTCATCTTGACGGCCCTGCCGGCACCGGTGCGGATGGGCTTTTGCGGTCAGATGCGCAGGATGTTCTACTTGCGATCTCGGTCAGTCCCTATTGCGTCCAGACGCTTGAACTGGCCGATCTGGCGCGCGCAAAGGGCATGACTGTCGTCTCCATCACCGACAGCGAAGTTTCCCCCCTCATCGCCATTTCCGAAGTGTCCATCCTGTTCTCGATCGAGAGCCAGACGTTTTTCCACACGCTGACCCCCGCCCTTGCGATCTCGGAAGTATTGTGCGGGCTGATTGCGGACAACGACCGGCACGCGGCGCTGGACGCGCTACAGCGGGCGGACCGGCATCTGCAAATGCTCAAAACCTACGCCAACACGATCCCGCACCGCAGGATTTGA
- a CDS encoding asparaginase: MTLAALPPVPMTEIWRGPIAESLHLGHAVICGPGGEIVQAWGDPDVQVYPRSSCKMLQALPLVESGAADAAGLGPEHLALACASHNGAAIHTARVAKWVEGLGLREPDFRCGSHMPKDEEAAHALIRAYEAPCQLHNNCSGKHAGFLTLNQHLGAEPDYIEVDHPVQQACLRAFEEVTQHSSPGYGIDGCSAPNFLTTLHGMGRAMAFFANAREGADARQTAAARLRDAMIAHPDLVAGEGRACTELMRACNQPVALKTGAEAFFIAIIPGLGLGIALKVADGADRASECAIAALLVRLGVLDPEHPATRKFMNKTIRSWRGIEAGMIKPAAGLLA; this comes from the coding sequence ATGACACTTGCCGCCCTGCCCCCCGTTCCCATGACCGAAATCTGGCGCGGCCCGATAGCCGAAAGCCTGCATCTGGGGCATGCCGTGATCTGCGGGCCGGGCGGCGAGATCGTTCAGGCGTGGGGCGATCCGGACGTGCAGGTTTATCCGCGCTCGTCGTGCAAGATGCTTCAGGCGCTGCCGCTGGTGGAAAGCGGCGCGGCGGATGCCGCCGGGCTGGGGCCCGAACATCTGGCGCTGGCCTGCGCGTCGCATAACGGCGCGGCCATCCACACTGCGCGCGTGGCGAAATGGGTCGAAGGGCTGGGCCTGCGCGAGCCGGATTTCCGTTGCGGCAGCCACATGCCCAAGGACGAAGAGGCCGCGCATGCCCTGATTCGCGCCTATGAGGCGCCCTGCCAGCTGCACAACAACTGCTCGGGCAAGCATGCAGGGTTTCTAACGCTGAACCAGCATTTGGGCGCCGAACCCGACTATATCGAGGTCGATCACCCCGTGCAGCAGGCCTGCCTGCGCGCGTTCGAGGAGGTAACTCAGCACTCCAGCCCCGGCTACGGCATCGATGGCTGTTCAGCCCCGAATTTTCTGACCACCCTGCACGGTATGGGCCGCGCGATGGCATTCTTTGCCAATGCGCGCGAGGGCGCGGATGCGCGGCAGACCGCCGCCGCGCGCCTGCGCGACGCGATGATCGCCCACCCCGATCTGGTCGCCGGCGAAGGGCGCGCCTGCACCGAACTGATGCGCGCCTGCAATCAACCCGTGGCGCTGAAAACCGGGGCCGAGGCATTTTTCATCGCAATCATTCCGGGCCTCGGCCTGGGCATCGCGCTGAAGGTCGCGGATGGAGCTGACCGCGCGTCCGAATGCGCCATTGCCGCGCTTTTGGTGCGGCTGGGCGTGCTGGACCCCGAGCATCCTGCGACCCGCAAATTCATGAACAAGACGATACGCAGCTGGCGCGGGATCGAGGCGGGCATGATCAAACCAGCAGCCGGGCTGCTGGCATAG
- the rlmN gene encoding 23S rRNA (adenine(2503)-C(2))-methyltransferase RlmN yields MTHTAPITQDLVTLPRKVPEGKPNLIGLTRDALRQILIDHGTPEKQAKMRAGQIWQWVYQWGIRDFTQMTNLAKGYRVELDEKFTLDIPEVVSRQVSSDGTRKYLVRIAGGHEVEVVYIPEDSRGTLCISSQVGCTLTCSFCHTGTQKLVRNLTAGEIVGQIMVARDDLGEWPEQGAPKDETRLLSNIVLMGMGEPLYNFENVRDAMKIAMDPEGIQLSRRRITLSTSGVVPEIHRTAAEIGCMLAVSFHATTDEVRDGLVPINKKWNIAALLEALKAYPKVSNSERITFEYVMLNGVNDSDEDARRLVKLIEGIPAKINLIPFNEWPGAPYKRSSNNRIHAFADIIYKAGYASPIRTPRGEDIMAACGQLKSATERARKSRRQIEAETGPN; encoded by the coding sequence ATGACCCATACCGCCCCGATCACCCAGGACCTCGTGACCCTCCCGCGCAAGGTGCCGGAGGGCAAGCCGAACCTGATCGGTCTGACGCGCGATGCGCTGCGCCAGATCCTGATCGATCATGGCACGCCCGAAAAGCAGGCCAAGATGCGCGCCGGCCAGATCTGGCAGTGGGTGTACCAGTGGGGCATCCGCGATTTCACGCAGATGACCAACCTCGCCAAGGGCTACCGCGTTGAACTGGACGAGAAATTCACGCTCGACATCCCCGAGGTCGTCAGCCGCCAGGTCAGCAGCGATGGCACCCGCAAATATCTGGTGCGTATCGCTGGCGGTCACGAGGTCGAGGTTGTCTATATCCCCGAAGATTCGCGCGGCACGCTGTGCATTTCGTCGCAGGTCGGTTGCACGCTGACCTGTTCGTTCTGCCATACCGGCACGCAAAAACTGGTGCGCAACCTGACAGCGGGCGAAATCGTCGGCCAGATCATGGTCGCGCGCGACGATTTGGGCGAGTGGCCCGAACAAGGCGCGCCCAAGGACGAAACCCGCCTGCTGAGCAATATCGTGCTGATGGGCATGGGGGAGCCGCTGTATAATTTCGAGAATGTGCGTGACGCGATGAAGATCGCGATGGATCCCGAGGGCATCCAGCTCAGCCGCCGCCGGATTACCCTGTCCACCTCCGGCGTGGTGCCGGAAATCCACCGCACGGCGGCCGAAATCGGCTGTATGCTGGCCGTCAGTTTCCACGCCACCACGGACGAGGTGCGCGACGGGCTGGTGCCGATCAACAAGAAATGGAACATCGCCGCCCTGCTGGAGGCGCTCAAAGCCTACCCGAAGGTCAGCAATTCCGAGCGGATCACGTTTGAATATGTCATGCTGAACGGGGTCAACGACAGCGACGAAGACGCCCGCCGTCTGGTCAAGCTGATCGAAGGCATCCCGGCCAAGATCAACCTGATTCCCTTCAACGAATGGCCCGGCGCGCCCTACAAGCGCAGCTCCAATAACCGCATCCACGCCTTTGCCGACATCATTTACAAGGCCGGCTATGCCAGCCCCATCCGCACCCCGCGCGGCGAAGATATCATGGCGGCCTGCGGCCAATTGAAATCCGCAACCGAACGTGCGCGCAAATCACGGCGCCAGATCGAGGCTGAAACCGGGCCGAACTGA
- a CDS encoding invasion associated locus B family protein — protein sequence MASPVTRGALCAAISAFALTGFGAATPASAQSESTNQVAAKTAWSVFTEKTPRECWTVSAPTETVNTKGGKVVAVRRGEILFMTFFRPDAGVRGQVAFTGGYPFADGSTVDVSISGEKFQLYTEKDWAWPASADDDAKIIAAMKRGSDAVLTARSGRGTQTKDTFSLIGYTAAMEEAQKRCQ from the coding sequence ATGGCATCACCTGTGACGCGCGGCGCGCTGTGCGCGGCAATTTCCGCATTTGCACTAACCGGTTTCGGTGCGGCAACCCCCGCATCGGCCCAATCCGAAAGCACAAATCAGGTCGCCGCAAAAACGGCCTGGAGCGTTTTCACCGAAAAAACCCCGCGTGAATGCTGGACCGTGTCCGCGCCCACCGAAACCGTCAACACCAAGGGCGGCAAGGTCGTGGCCGTGCGCCGTGGCGAAATCCTGTTCATGACGTTCTTTCGCCCCGATGCGGGGGTGCGCGGTCAGGTGGCCTTTACCGGCGGGTACCCCTTTGCCGACGGCTCGACCGTGGATGTGAGCATCAGCGGCGAGAAGTTCCAGCTTTATACCGAAAAGGATTGGGCCTGGCCCGCCAGTGCCGATGACGACGCCAAGATCATCGCCGCGATGAAGCGTGGCTCGGACGCGGTGCTGACGGCACGGTCCGGTCGCGGCACCCAGACCAAGGACACGTTTTCGCTGATCGGCTATACTGCCGCGATGGAAGAGGCGCAGAAGCGCTGCCAGTAA
- the serB gene encoding phosphoserine phosphatase SerB, whose protein sequence is MFTATLIARPGGLEPSLTESLRNAWGGGDVQWLSPDEAAEFTLAQRPGNLWDVWQDVQGLGVDLAVQATEGRRKRMLLADMDSTMIQQECIDELAEVAGVGDQVRAITARAMNGELDFEGALLERMALLKGLPEAVISDVLRSRITHAPGGRILVATMRGNGAHTALVSGGFTAFTGPVAAALGFDEDRANVLGIADGVLTGDVARPILGRQAKIDALDEITARLGIGAADVMAVGDGANDLGMLGRAGAGVALHAKPSVAAQCDLRINHGDLTALLYLQGYARSEFLTG, encoded by the coding sequence ATGTTCACAGCCACCCTGATCGCCCGCCCCGGCGGGTTGGAGCCAAGCCTGACCGAAAGCCTGCGCAACGCGTGGGGCGGCGGCGATGTGCAGTGGTTGTCCCCTGACGAGGCGGCGGAATTTACCCTGGCGCAGCGGCCCGGCAACCTGTGGGATGTCTGGCAGGATGTTCAGGGGTTGGGCGTCGATCTGGCGGTGCAGGCCACGGAGGGGCGGCGCAAGCGGATGTTGCTGGCCGATATGGACAGCACGATGATTCAGCAGGAATGCATCGACGAACTGGCCGAGGTCGCGGGCGTCGGCGATCAAGTGCGCGCGATCACCGCCCGCGCGATGAATGGCGAGCTGGATTTCGAGGGCGCATTGCTGGAGCGTATGGCCCTGCTCAAGGGGTTGCCCGAGGCGGTGATTTCCGACGTGCTGCGGAGCCGCATCACCCATGCGCCGGGGGGGCGCATATTGGTTGCGACGATGCGCGGCAATGGCGCGCATACGGCGCTGGTATCGGGTGGGTTCACCGCCTTTACCGGGCCGGTCGCCGCTGCGCTGGGCTTTGACGAGGATCGTGCGAATGTGCTGGGAATCGCCGATGGCGTGCTGACCGGCGATGTCGCCCGGCCCATTCTGGGACGGCAGGCCAAGATCGACGCGCTGGATGAGATCACGGCGCGGTTGGGTATCGGCGCGGCGGACGTGATGGCCGTGGGCGACGGGGCCAATGATCTGGGCATGCTCGGGCGCGCCGGCGCCGGCGTCGCGCTGCATGCCAAGCCGTCCGTGGCGGCCCAGTGCGATCTGCGGATCAACCACGGCGATCTGACGGCGCTGCTGTATTTGCAGGGCTATGCGCGGTCCGAGTTTCTGACCGGCTGA
- a CDS encoding LOG family protein: MKDNRTSQFRDAGSDRSTAEQVPDTPQTRAPAYRLAFNDMDFMCREDLRPVRLQLELLKPELILNERGIKSTVVLFGGARIPEPSKKAEARTETLAGLSKYYDEARIFARLMTERSMAAYGREFVVATGGGPGVMEAGNRGAADAGGASIGLNIVLPHEQAPNEYVTPGLCFNFHYFAIRKMHFLMRARAICVFPGGFGTLDETFEALTLIQTDRMKRMPFLLFGEEFWRKIINWEALADAGTISQEDLDLFKFVETAAEAVEIIDNWHSDL, encoded by the coding sequence ATGAAAGACAACCGTACGAGCCAGTTTCGCGACGCCGGATCAGACCGCAGTACCGCCGAGCAGGTGCCGGATACACCGCAGACGCGCGCGCCGGCCTATCGGCTGGCTTTCAATGACATGGATTTCATGTGCCGCGAGGATCTGCGCCCGGTGCGTTTGCAACTGGAATTGCTCAAGCCCGAGTTGATCCTGAACGAGCGCGGAATCAAAAGCACCGTGGTGCTGTTCGGGGGCGCGCGCATTCCCGAACCGTCGAAAAAGGCCGAGGCACGTACCGAAACGCTGGCCGGTCTGTCAAAATATTATGACGAGGCGCGCATTTTCGCGCGCCTGATGACCGAGCGGTCGATGGCGGCCTACGGGCGCGAATTCGTGGTGGCGACGGGCGGCGGCCCCGGCGTGATGGAGGCCGGCAATCGCGGCGCGGCTGACGCGGGGGGCGCGTCGATCGGCCTGAACATCGTGCTGCCGCATGAACAGGCACCAAACGAGTATGTCACGCCCGGCCTTTGCTTCAACTTTCACTATTTCGCGATCCGCAAGATGCATTTCCTGATGCGCGCACGCGCCATTTGCGTGTTTCCCGGCGGGTTCGGCACCCTGGACGAAACGTTCGAGGCGCTGACGCTGATTCAGACCGACCGGATGAAGCGCATGCCCTTCCTGCTGTTCGGCGAAGAATTCTGGCGCAAGATCATCAACTGGGAGGCGCTGGCAGATGCCGGCACGATCAGCCAAGAGGATCTGGACCTGTTCAAGTTTGTCGAAACTGCTGCCGAGGCCGTCGAGATCATCGACAACTGGCACAGCGACCTGTAG